The proteins below are encoded in one region of Triticum aestivum cultivar Chinese Spring chromosome 1B, IWGSC CS RefSeq v2.1, whole genome shotgun sequence:
- the LOC123110974 gene encoding hydrophobic protein LTI6B, with product MAGTANCIDIILAIILPPLGVFLKFGCGHEFWICLLLTFLGYIPGIIYAIYAITK from the exons ATGGCGGGCACGGCCAACTGCATCGACATCATCCTCGCCATCATCCTCCCGCCCCTCGGCGTCTTCCTCAAGTTCGGCTGCGGG CACGAGTTCTGGATCTGCCTCCTGCTCACCTTCCTCGGGTACATCCCGGGGATCATCTACGCCATCTACGCCATCACCAAGTAA